The following are encoded in a window of Geobacter metallireducens GS-15 genomic DNA:
- a CDS encoding transglycosylase SLT domain-containing protein codes for MLNRLLLATALLLCLAVSASSQNLTPTLDEKLAKAAVRLKLKDNRGALDNATDAADSPEKHLIAGVAAYRLEEWVNAAELLGKAAKELPLVADYPLFWEADALYRIARHDEALETVKRLLHERPESPLVRRARMLQADILFARGDLKEAQAVYIRFVESYPSGRDSLTAIYQAARCREGLGDKAKAVQELRNLWLAYPASPVAEDAEEALRQLERQGFPAAPYTPDELFRRASTLYSLGRFQQAVKTFDAIPLANQSADFIARVTFKSGQALYKARQRKDAERTFARLLEKELKPSLAEETRFWHAKALEGIGKSDDAVNAYLKIAEASPRGELANEALLEAAFIRKFQGRYQEELPLLDRLLVAATDVKLRQRATWEAAWARYGTKDFRGAADAFKALQTIPEYRERALYWHGRALEGAGDKEGAAASLARVQEESPLSFYGRRACTALNTIEETPSLAAEPAALSLPMPAGYERIKLLIAVGLHDEARKELASVRKKNGLKQKSLLGVARLYLEMEDYNSAAAIYRDNLPRRIDRDSLTQWGLLYPKAFREAVTRQATDHGVAEELVYGVIRAESTFSPTVVSPVGAVGLMQLMPATARAMVNGKGANISTRLTDPAFNINLGVRHLKGLLNQYHGNTVAAVAAYNAGSTPVDRWRRTLPYQRDDEFIENIPYYETREYVKKVLANAEIYRALYRATLVKTPESAIQKAYSGVQNSK; via the coding sequence ATGCTTAACCGCTTGCTCCTTGCCACGGCCCTGCTCCTCTGTCTGGCTGTCTCCGCCTCCTCCCAGAACCTTACCCCCACACTCGACGAAAAACTCGCCAAGGCCGCCGTGCGGCTCAAGCTCAAGGACAACCGGGGGGCCCTGGACAACGCCACGGACGCAGCCGACTCTCCGGAAAAGCACCTGATTGCCGGCGTCGCCGCATACCGGCTCGAAGAGTGGGTCAATGCAGCCGAACTGCTCGGCAAGGCGGCAAAGGAGCTTCCCCTTGTGGCCGACTACCCGCTCTTCTGGGAGGCTGATGCCCTGTATCGCATCGCACGCCACGATGAAGCCCTTGAAACCGTGAAGAGGCTCCTCCATGAACGGCCCGAAAGCCCCCTCGTCCGCCGGGCACGGATGCTCCAGGCCGACATCCTCTTTGCCCGCGGCGACCTGAAGGAGGCCCAGGCCGTCTACATCCGGTTCGTGGAAAGCTATCCCTCGGGGAGGGATTCCCTCACCGCCATTTACCAGGCAGCCCGCTGCCGGGAAGGGCTCGGCGACAAGGCAAAGGCGGTTCAGGAGCTGCGGAATCTCTGGCTCGCCTACCCTGCCTCGCCGGTGGCCGAAGACGCCGAGGAGGCTCTGCGCCAACTGGAACGCCAGGGATTCCCGGCTGCGCCATACACCCCCGATGAGCTTTTCCGGAGAGCAAGTACCCTGTACAGCCTCGGCCGGTTCCAGCAGGCCGTCAAAACCTTTGACGCAATCCCGCTGGCGAACCAGTCGGCCGACTTCATTGCCCGGGTCACGTTCAAGAGCGGTCAGGCCCTTTACAAGGCCCGTCAACGGAAGGATGCCGAACGGACCTTTGCCCGGCTTCTGGAAAAGGAGCTGAAACCGTCCCTGGCCGAGGAGACCCGGTTCTGGCATGCCAAAGCTCTTGAGGGGATCGGGAAAAGCGACGACGCCGTCAATGCCTATCTCAAGATAGCCGAGGCCTCGCCGCGGGGAGAGCTGGCCAACGAGGCGCTTCTGGAGGCAGCCTTCATCCGCAAATTCCAGGGACGGTATCAGGAAGAGCTTCCCCTGCTTGACCGGCTCCTTGTCGCTGCCACCGATGTGAAGCTCCGGCAACGGGCCACGTGGGAGGCGGCGTGGGCCCGCTACGGCACGAAGGACTTCCGGGGGGCAGCCGACGCATTCAAGGCCCTCCAAACCATCCCGGAATACCGGGAGCGGGCCCTCTACTGGCATGGCCGCGCCCTTGAAGGGGCGGGAGACAAGGAGGGGGCTGCCGCTTCGCTAGCCCGCGTCCAGGAAGAATCTCCCCTCTCCTTTTACGGCCGCCGGGCCTGCACGGCGCTGAATACCATCGAGGAAACCCCTTCCCTGGCGGCCGAGCCGGCTGCATTGTCCCTGCCGATGCCCGCCGGGTATGAGCGTATCAAGCTCCTCATTGCCGTGGGACTCCACGACGAAGCCCGGAAGGAGCTTGCATCCGTCAGGAAGAAAAACGGTCTGAAGCAGAAGTCTCTCCTGGGAGTGGCCCGCCTCTATCTGGAAATGGAAGACTACAACTCGGCCGCAGCCATCTATCGGGACAATCTCCCCCGCCGGATTGACAGGGATTCCCTCACCCAGTGGGGGCTCCTCTATCCAAAGGCCTTCCGTGAGGCGGTAACCCGTCAGGCCACCGACCATGGGGTAGCGGAAGAGCTCGTCTACGGTGTCATCAGGGCGGAGAGCACCTTCTCGCCGACTGTCGTCTCCCCCGTGGGGGCCGTGGGGCTCATGCAGCTCATGCCGGCCACCGCCAGGGCAATGGTGAACGGCAAGGGGGCCAACATCTCCACGCGCCTCACCGATCCCGCCTTCAACATCAACCTCGGCGTGCGCCACCTGAAAGGGCTGCTCAACCAGTACCACGGCAACACAGTGGCTGCCGTGGCAGCCTACAACGCCGGCTCCACCCCGGTGGACCGCTGGCGCCGCACCCTCCCCTACCAACGTGATGACGAGTTCATCGAAAACATCCCCTACTATGAGACACGGGAATACGTGAAGAAGGTCCTCGCCAATGCGGAGATCTACCGTGCCCTCTACCGGGCAACTCTCGTAAAGACACCTGAATCCGCCATCCAGAAGGCGTATTCAGGCGTCCAGAATTCAAAATAG
- a CDS encoding response regulator has protein sequence MNVTALQQMTVLFVDDEEIAREQMKMVLSSFCKNTICVGSADQALAALQEHHPDIVLTDIRMPGLSGIELLNAVKQKDASVAVVIVSAHSESEYLLDAFRYKADGYLLKPFNFHEMLELLSDIATQKEAASSERKQGPDNRDFLLKILDTLGGRRAEIMEYVINHLDADNLFHGTYDEVAEALSASKPTVVATFQIMLEKNVLTRLKYGTYRMNVDATI, from the coding sequence ATGAATGTCACCGCCTTGCAACAGATGACGGTGCTCTTTGTGGACGACGAGGAGATTGCACGGGAGCAGATGAAGATGGTCCTGAGCAGTTTCTGCAAAAACACAATCTGTGTAGGTAGCGCCGACCAGGCCCTGGCCGCGCTGCAGGAGCATCACCCGGATATAGTGCTCACCGACATCCGCATGCCCGGCTTGTCAGGCATAGAGCTCCTCAATGCCGTAAAGCAGAAGGATGCGTCGGTCGCCGTCGTCATAGTATCTGCCCATTCTGAGTCGGAATACCTGCTGGATGCGTTTCGCTACAAGGCGGACGGCTACCTTCTGAAACCGTTCAACTTCCACGAAATGCTCGAACTCCTGTCCGACATAGCCACCCAGAAGGAAGCCGCCAGTAGTGAGCGGAAACAGGGGCCTGACAATAGGGATTTCCTCTTGAAAATTCTCGATACACTCGGCGGAAGACGGGCCGAGATCATGGAGTACGTCATCAATCACCTCGATGCCGACAACCTGTTCCATGGCACCTATGACGAGGTGGCTGAGGCACTCAGCGCCAGCAAGCCGACCGTCGTAGCGACGTTTCAGATTATGCTGGAAAAGAACGTGCTGACCCGGCTCAAGTATGGAACATACCGGATGAACGTGGATGCTACTATCTGA
- a CDS encoding HlyD family secretion protein: protein MAVEESKENQGAGETARTATDTAGPAGKQRGGKRTRAGIILLAVIAIGLFMGTHWFLRSKTLITTDNAFVEAHIHAISPRVSGTVTAVPVMDNQFVKKGETLVELDPTDYEVRVRSAAADLDMARNETSGDYAQVEAARAAVSHARARLDQAELDLRRGSVLFTKEVIPREQLDRLETARRVTAAQLREAEEGVRKAQAELGLAGTGGKEARVAQREAKLREASLSLSYTRIVAPVDGYVTRKSVETGSTVQAGQPLMAVVALNDTWVTANYKESQLAHMKPGQKVTFTVDAYPSRTFTGRVDSIMAGTGAAFSLLPSENATGNYVKVVQRVPVKIVVDTGSDPRHLLRVGMSVIPTVNTGRKLGEILRDFRPF, encoded by the coding sequence ATGGCAGTGGAAGAATCGAAGGAAAATCAAGGGGCGGGAGAAACCGCCAGAACCGCAACGGATACGGCCGGCCCAGCGGGCAAGCAGCGGGGAGGGAAGCGGACGCGGGCAGGAATCATTCTCCTCGCGGTGATCGCCATCGGGCTGTTCATGGGAACGCACTGGTTCTTACGGAGCAAGACCCTCATCACCACCGACAACGCCTTTGTTGAGGCCCACATCCACGCGATATCGCCGCGGGTTTCGGGCACCGTGACCGCTGTCCCGGTGATGGACAACCAGTTTGTGAAAAAGGGGGAGACCCTGGTGGAGCTGGACCCTACGGACTATGAGGTTCGGGTCCGGTCGGCGGCCGCCGACCTTGACATGGCGCGCAATGAAACCTCGGGGGACTACGCCCAGGTGGAAGCGGCCCGGGCAGCGGTTTCCCACGCCCGGGCGCGGCTGGACCAGGCGGAGCTGGACCTCAGGCGCGGAAGTGTCCTCTTTACCAAGGAGGTGATACCGCGTGAGCAGCTGGATCGCCTCGAAACGGCACGACGGGTGACTGCTGCCCAGCTTCGGGAGGCAGAGGAAGGGGTACGCAAGGCCCAGGCAGAGTTGGGTCTTGCCGGCACCGGCGGCAAAGAGGCCAGGGTGGCCCAGCGGGAGGCGAAACTACGGGAAGCCTCCCTCAGCCTCTCCTACACGCGCATCGTTGCCCCCGTCGACGGCTACGTGACCCGCAAGTCCGTTGAGACGGGATCCACGGTCCAGGCAGGGCAGCCCCTCATGGCCGTGGTGGCCCTTAACGACACGTGGGTGACGGCCAATTACAAGGAAAGCCAGCTTGCCCACATGAAACCGGGCCAGAAGGTGACGTTCACCGTGGACGCCTACCCCTCCCGCACCTTTACCGGCCGGGTCGACAGCATCATGGCCGGCACCGGCGCCGCCTTCTCGCTCCTCCCGTCCGAGAACGCCACCGGCAACTACGTGAAGGTGGTGCAGCGAGTGCCGGTGAAGATCGTGGTGGATACGGGGAGCGACCCCCGGCATCTGCTCCGGGTGGGAATGAGCGTGATCCCCACCGTGAACACCGGGCGCAAACTGGGGGAAATCCTCAGGGATTTCCGGCCCTTCTAG
- a CDS encoding RNA methyltransferase — protein sequence MTVSMKNNISVILVEPQSPGNVGMVCRAMKNMGLAELRIVKGCPLDHPEAYKFAVSAKDLLEGARVFPSLEEALADTELSVATTRRHGKYRQEIYSPGEIAGKIVTNLAGNRAALVFGREDSGLTTDELSLCRWHATIPTSAEYGSLNLAQAVLIFCYELFAGLGEGTVAGEARTLAGSAAQEALFGQMERTLLRIGFLNPQNPDHIMRTVRRIFSRAELDDREVAILRGMMTQIDWAADQFKGKKGQ from the coding sequence ATGACCGTTTCGATGAAGAATAATATTTCAGTCATCCTCGTGGAACCCCAGAGTCCGGGTAACGTGGGGATGGTCTGCCGGGCCATGAAGAACATGGGTCTGGCTGAACTCCGCATCGTCAAGGGATGCCCCCTCGACCATCCCGAAGCATACAAGTTTGCCGTTTCCGCCAAGGACCTCCTGGAGGGGGCGCGGGTCTTTCCATCCCTCGAAGAGGCCCTGGCCGACACGGAGCTCTCCGTTGCCACCACCCGCCGTCACGGCAAGTACCGGCAGGAGATTTACTCTCCCGGGGAAATAGCAGGGAAGATCGTCACGAACCTGGCCGGCAACCGTGCGGCCCTCGTTTTTGGCCGGGAAGACAGCGGTCTGACCACCGACGAGCTTTCCCTCTGCCGGTGGCACGCCACCATCCCCACCTCCGCAGAATATGGATCATTGAACCTGGCCCAGGCGGTGTTGATCTTCTGCTACGAACTTTTTGCGGGATTGGGTGAGGGAACCGTTGCGGGGGAGGCCCGGACCCTGGCAGGCAGCGCTGCCCAGGAGGCCCTCTTCGGCCAGATGGAGCGGACGCTCTTGCGGATCGGTTTCCTCAATCCCCAGAACCCTGACCACATCATGCGGACAGTGCGGCGCATCTTTTCTCGGGCCGAGCTGGATGACCGCGAGGTGGCCATCCTGCGCGGCATGATGACCCAGATCGATTGGGCCGCCGACCAGTTCAAGGGGAAGAAGGGGCAATGA
- a CDS encoding LemA family protein yields MKRIVMLVLAALTLSGLTGCGYNVMQAKEEAVLAAWGDVEAAYQRRADLVPNLVEVVKGYAKHEADTLTAVTEARAKVGSMQVTKEALSNPETFAKFQQAQGELSGALSRLMVVVERYPDLKANQNFLDLQNQLEGTENRINVARTRYNKSVQDFNTSIRTFPNSLTNKLLLHLERKEPFKAEEGAKTAPKVKF; encoded by the coding sequence ATGAAACGGATAGTAATGCTTGTGCTTGCCGCTCTCACCCTCTCGGGGTTGACAGGGTGTGGCTACAACGTGATGCAGGCCAAGGAAGAGGCGGTTCTCGCCGCATGGGGCGACGTTGAGGCCGCCTACCAGCGTCGGGCGGATCTGGTTCCCAACCTCGTGGAGGTGGTGAAGGGATATGCGAAGCACGAGGCGGATACCTTGACGGCAGTGACCGAGGCCCGGGCCAAGGTGGGCTCCATGCAGGTGACCAAGGAGGCGCTGTCGAACCCTGAAACTTTCGCCAAGTTCCAGCAGGCCCAGGGGGAGCTTTCCGGTGCCCTTTCCCGGCTCATGGTGGTGGTCGAACGGTATCCCGACCTCAAGGCGAACCAGAACTTCCTTGATCTCCAGAACCAGCTGGAGGGGACCGAGAACCGGATCAACGTGGCCCGGACCCGCTACAACAAGTCGGTTCAGGACTTCAACACCAGCATCCGCACCTTCCCCAATAGTCTCACCAACAAGCTCCTGCTGCACCTGGAGCGGAAAGAACCCTTCAAGGCGGAAGAAGGGGCCAAGACGGCACCCAAAGTGAAGTTCTGA
- a CDS encoding SemiSWEET family sugar transporter has protein sequence MNGEIMLGLVAGAVTSIAVVPQVARAYRTKRVRDISVWQPVILVAGMILWLTYGVMIGDIPLIAANIFSIACNGILIGMKFCYRGGDNGADGGYSLGQTNQTEDL, from the coding sequence ATGAACGGCGAGATAATGCTGGGGCTGGTGGCCGGCGCGGTGACGAGCATCGCGGTGGTGCCGCAGGTGGCCCGGGCCTACCGTACCAAGCGTGTGCGGGACATCTCGGTCTGGCAGCCGGTGATCCTGGTCGCCGGAATGATCCTCTGGCTCACCTATGGCGTCATGATCGGGGACATACCGCTCATCGCAGCCAACATCTTCTCCATCGCCTGCAACGGCATCCTGATCGGGATGAAATTCTGCTACCGTGGGGGTGACAACGGGGCCGATGGTGGTTATTCTTTAGGGCAAACCAATCAAACGGAGGACCTATGA
- a CDS encoding DedA family protein, with protein sequence MLGGYVNHLLGEYLQQHGYWVLFLWTFLEGEAGLILAGFLAFQGYLTLPAVIVTALGGAFLGDQFYFYLGRWKGPWLLKMFTLVARKFRKALRLIEKYGTFVAFISRYTYGFRIVLPIILGMSSFPASRFLSLNMVSALLWATLFSLAGYFFGKSASLFVEDVSRYEMHLLAALAGLIFCMWLSHFVHAWFRRKPARTRLKRIRDSRKTVDQ encoded by the coding sequence ATGCTCGGGGGCTACGTGAACCACCTGCTTGGTGAGTATCTGCAGCAACATGGTTACTGGGTTCTGTTTCTTTGGACCTTCCTAGAAGGGGAGGCGGGTCTCATCCTGGCCGGGTTCCTGGCCTTCCAGGGGTATCTGACTCTTCCCGCCGTTATCGTGACGGCCCTTGGCGGGGCGTTTCTCGGCGATCAGTTTTACTTTTATCTGGGGCGTTGGAAGGGTCCATGGCTTCTCAAGATGTTCACCCTTGTCGCCCGGAAGTTCCGCAAGGCCCTGCGGCTCATTGAGAAGTACGGTACGTTCGTTGCTTTCATCTCCCGATACACCTATGGTTTCCGGATTGTTTTGCCGATCATCCTCGGTATGTCCAGTTTTCCGGCGTCCCGCTTTCTTTCCCTCAATATGGTGAGTGCGCTCCTCTGGGCGACGCTGTTTTCGTTGGCCGGTTACTTCTTCGGCAAAAGCGCATCGCTGTTCGTGGAGGACGTGAGCCGTTACGAGATGCACCTTCTCGCAGCGCTCGCCGGCCTTATTTTCTGTATGTGGCTGTCCCATTTCGTCCATGCCTGGTTCCGGCGCAAGCCGGCCCGAACGAGGTTGAAGAGGATAAGGGATAGCCGAAAAACCGTGGATCAGTAA
- a CDS encoding TPM domain-containing protein, giving the protein MKRAEEFFTPKERERVRAAVAETERGTSGEIATMVVDASDSYREAEILGAVLLSGLLSVIVAVTIHHVTIWSYIPLVVLLYFPSWYLFRRAPRLKLPFAGRRRLAEAVRERAVRAFYEKGLYRTREETGILIFISLLEHKVWILGDRGINKKIDPRFWQELAAQLARGLREGRACDVLCSVVAGCGAELARHFPHRADDVNELQDEILTER; this is encoded by the coding sequence GTGAAAAGGGCGGAGGAGTTTTTCACCCCGAAGGAGCGGGAGCGGGTAAGGGCCGCCGTGGCGGAAACCGAGAGAGGCACTTCGGGGGAGATTGCCACCATGGTCGTGGACGCCAGCGACAGCTATCGTGAGGCGGAAATTCTCGGCGCGGTGCTCCTCTCCGGGCTCCTGTCGGTCATTGTTGCCGTGACGATCCACCATGTGACCATCTGGTCGTACATCCCCCTGGTTGTCCTGCTCTATTTTCCTTCCTGGTATCTCTTTCGGCGCGCCCCGCGTCTGAAGCTTCCCTTCGCGGGACGCCGCCGGCTCGCCGAGGCGGTGCGGGAGCGGGCGGTGCGGGCTTTCTACGAAAAGGGGCTCTACCGGACCCGTGAGGAAACCGGCATTCTCATCTTTATTTCCCTACTTGAGCACAAGGTATGGATCCTTGGGGATCGGGGCATCAACAAGAAGATCGATCCGCGTTTCTGGCAGGAGTTGGCCGCTCAGCTGGCCCGGGGGCTTCGGGAGGGGCGGGCCTGCGATGTCCTCTGCTCGGTCGTTGCCGGGTGCGGCGCCGAACTGGCCAGGCATTTCCCCCACAGGGCCGACGATGTGAACGAGTTGCAGGATGAGATTCTCACCGAGCGTTAG
- a CDS encoding DHA2 family efflux MFS transporter permease subunit: MDAPVKDVNKWIVTITVMLPTIMEIVDTSVANVALPHMQGSLNAGTDEITWVLTSYLVSNAVVLPMTGWLSRLFGRKRFLISCITLFTLASLLCGAAPNLASLIFFRVLQGAAGGALIPSSQAILLETFPPHERGMANAIFGVGAMFGPIIGPALGGWITDNLNWRWIFYINIPLGIIAVIMAAAFIFDPPYLRRARVAIDWWGLGLLTVGLGALQIVLDKGQQDDWFNSSFILSCSILSALTLLALVYVELKHEHPIINLRLFKDVSFSAGNFVMFMLGFSLYSSIVLIPLFLQTLMGYDATMAGMVLAPGGAATLITMPFVGAVISKYDGRKVILVGLIISAWSMFLMRGFTLEASYWDFVWPRVILGVGLAMLFVPLSTLTLGSIPKVEMGNAAGLYNLLRNMGGSVGIAVAATMLSRQSQFYQNVLAGQVTPYSPVARQKLEMVKQGLMLRGLDAATADKASLAAIYGMLQRQAGMLAYNRIFWIVGLTFLGVMPFLLLLRKQKTGAETEGVH; encoded by the coding sequence ATGGACGCACCGGTCAAGGACGTCAACAAGTGGATCGTCACCATCACCGTGATGCTTCCCACCATCATGGAGATCGTAGACACGTCGGTGGCCAACGTGGCGCTTCCCCACATGCAGGGGAGCCTCAACGCGGGGACCGACGAAATCACGTGGGTCCTCACCTCCTACCTGGTGAGCAATGCCGTGGTCCTTCCCATGACCGGCTGGCTTTCCAGGCTTTTCGGACGCAAACGGTTTCTCATCTCCTGCATCACCCTCTTCACTCTGGCCTCGCTTCTCTGCGGCGCGGCCCCCAACCTGGCAAGCCTCATCTTTTTCCGGGTGCTCCAGGGAGCGGCCGGGGGCGCCCTCATCCCCAGCAGCCAGGCGATCCTCCTGGAAACGTTTCCTCCCCACGAACGGGGAATGGCCAATGCCATCTTCGGCGTAGGCGCCATGTTCGGGCCGATCATCGGCCCGGCCCTCGGAGGGTGGATCACCGACAACCTGAACTGGCGGTGGATCTTCTATATCAACATCCCCCTCGGCATCATCGCCGTCATCATGGCCGCCGCCTTCATCTTCGACCCGCCGTACCTGCGCCGGGCCAGGGTGGCCATTGACTGGTGGGGGCTCGGGCTTCTCACCGTCGGTCTCGGAGCGCTCCAGATCGTCCTCGACAAAGGGCAGCAGGACGACTGGTTCAATTCATCCTTCATCCTGTCCTGCTCGATCCTCTCGGCCCTGACCCTCCTCGCCCTCGTCTATGTGGAACTGAAACACGAACACCCGATCATCAACCTGCGGCTCTTCAAGGATGTCTCCTTCTCGGCGGGGAACTTCGTCATGTTCATGCTGGGCTTCAGTCTCTACAGCTCCATCGTGCTGATCCCCCTCTTCCTCCAGACCCTCATGGGGTACGACGCCACCATGGCGGGGATGGTCCTTGCCCCGGGGGGAGCGGCTACCCTCATCACCATGCCCTTCGTCGGCGCGGTTATCTCGAAATATGATGGGAGAAAGGTGATACTGGTGGGGCTCATCATCAGCGCCTGGTCCATGTTCCTGATGCGGGGCTTCACGCTGGAGGCGTCGTACTGGGACTTCGTCTGGCCCAGGGTCATTCTCGGGGTGGGGCTTGCCATGCTCTTCGTGCCGCTCTCCACCCTGACCCTCGGCTCGATTCCGAAGGTGGAAATGGGAAATGCCGCCGGCCTTTACAATCTGCTGCGCAACATGGGCGGCAGTGTCGGGATCGCCGTGGCGGCAACGATGCTCTCCCGCCAGTCTCAATTTTATCAGAATGTCCTGGCTGGACAGGTTACACCCTACAGCCCGGTGGCCCGGCAAAAACTTGAGATGGTGAAGCAGGGATTGATGCTGAGGGGCCTCGATGCCGCCACCGCCGACAAGGCGTCCCTGGCAGCCATCTATGGCATGCTCCAGCGCCAGGCGGGGATGCTGGCCTACAACCGTATTTTCTGGATCGTGGGATTGACGTTTCTCGGTGTGATGCCGTTTCTGCTCCTGCTCAGAAAGCAGAAAACCGGCGCTGAAACCGAAGGGGTGCACTAA
- a CDS encoding TolC family protein: MQNNQNAPIPQSTVPRLLAALAAVLSLAGTARAETLSLAECLRRAAAGNYDLTVTAHDTRIAAENISQAKSGFLPRLDFQGGYTAQARPQAFSFAGRETETQDATYGFFNVTATQTIYDFGHTSSRTRRASLLQEAITHSYDAREKDVFLQVVEAYYGILEAKKVLGAADEEIVQRTDHLGVAQNLYEQGVVTRNDLLQAEVKLADSRQRRLAAANFVENRWLFLNYLTGRPLPFRANLEEKDTPASLPPLETAEEKALANRPELASLTRTVEAGEAGVSEARTGFYPEIFAQGTIDYMENSKAREQAIYAATVGLRVNLFDGFATTSRYRQAVANLRKQRDSLRQAREQIRLELATSLNDARVAAERIRTVETAIKQGEENLRINRDRYQAQVGTATDVIDAQTLLTQIRTDYFRAVFDYQVAAARVRKAMGEL, translated from the coding sequence ATGCAGAACAACCAGAATGCACCCATTCCTCAATCGACAGTACCGAGACTCCTTGCGGCCCTGGCGGCGGTTCTCTCCCTGGCGGGAACGGCACGCGCCGAAACCCTTTCCCTTGCTGAGTGCCTGCGCCGGGCAGCCGCCGGCAACTATGACCTGACCGTAACGGCCCATGACACGCGCATCGCCGCCGAGAACATTTCCCAGGCCAAGAGCGGCTTTCTCCCCCGCCTCGATTTCCAGGGGGGATACACCGCCCAGGCCAGGCCCCAGGCTTTTTCCTTCGCGGGACGCGAAACCGAAACCCAGGACGCCACTTACGGATTCTTCAACGTCACTGCCACCCAGACCATCTACGACTTCGGCCACACCTCTTCCCGCACCAGGAGGGCATCGCTCCTCCAGGAGGCGATCACACACAGCTACGACGCACGGGAGAAGGATGTCTTCCTCCAGGTGGTGGAGGCCTACTACGGGATCCTTGAAGCGAAAAAGGTTCTCGGCGCCGCCGACGAAGAGATCGTACAGCGCACCGACCATCTGGGAGTGGCCCAAAACCTGTACGAACAGGGAGTGGTGACCCGTAACGACCTTCTCCAGGCCGAGGTGAAGCTGGCCGACAGCCGGCAGAGGCGTCTCGCGGCGGCAAACTTCGTTGAGAACCGCTGGCTTTTCCTCAACTATCTGACGGGACGCCCTCTCCCGTTCCGGGCCAACCTGGAGGAGAAGGATACCCCGGCGTCCCTTCCGCCACTTGAAACAGCCGAAGAGAAGGCCCTGGCGAACCGCCCCGAGCTCGCCTCTCTCACCAGGACGGTGGAGGCAGGAGAAGCAGGGGTATCCGAAGCCCGGACCGGCTTCTACCCGGAGATCTTCGCCCAGGGGACCATCGACTACATGGAGAACAGCAAGGCGCGGGAGCAGGCCATCTATGCTGCCACCGTGGGGTTGCGCGTCAACCTCTTTGATGGCTTCGCCACCACGTCGCGATACCGCCAGGCAGTGGCAAACCTGAGGAAGCAGCGGGACAGCCTCCGTCAGGCCCGGGAACAGATCCGCCTTGAACTGGCAACGTCCCTGAACGATGCCAGGGTTGCCGCCGAGCGGATCAGGACCGTGGAAACGGCAATCAAGCAGGGGGAAGAGAATCTGCGCATCAACCGCGACCGCTATCAGGCCCAGGTGGGGACCGCGACCGACGTCATCGACGCCCAGACGCTCCTTACCCAGATCAGGACCGACTATTTCCGCGCCGTCTTCGACTACCAGGTGGCGGCGGCGCGGGTCAGAAAAGCGATGGGAGAACTGTAG
- a CDS encoding TPM domain-containing protein, translating to MIRLFLAILIVLLPALASALDVPQLRGYVNDYAGILSAGTVRQLEESLAGFERSDSTQIVVLTVPSLEGDDLETFSIRVAEAWQIGHKGKDNGAILLVAKAERKVRIEVGRGLEGTLTDLVSGRIIRGEITPRFKQGDFDGGVTAGVTAIMAVVKGEYAATPRDLRQGKRSAPPVAALLFFLGVACIFLGALSRVFGGIAGAAGLPLVASLTFPGLGIIVLAGLAVAGFLLGIFLTFLFGGGGRGGGGTWGGPFYGGGFGGGFGGGWSSGGGGFSGGGGGFGGGGASGDW from the coding sequence ATGATACGTCTCTTCCTTGCCATACTCATCGTTCTCCTCCCCGCGTTAGCTTCGGCTCTGGATGTGCCGCAGCTGCGGGGGTATGTGAACGACTATGCCGGCATCCTCTCCGCCGGAACGGTGCGGCAGTTGGAGGAATCCCTTGCCGGGTTCGAGCGGAGCGATTCGACCCAGATCGTGGTCCTCACGGTGCCGTCCCTGGAAGGGGATGATCTGGAAACTTTCTCCATCCGGGTTGCCGAGGCATGGCAGATCGGCCACAAGGGGAAGGACAACGGCGCCATCCTCCTGGTTGCCAAGGCGGAGCGGAAGGTTAGGATAGAGGTGGGGCGCGGCCTCGAAGGAACCCTCACCGACCTTGTCTCGGGGCGGATCATCCGGGGCGAGATCACCCCCCGCTTCAAACAGGGGGATTTCGACGGCGGCGTCACTGCCGGCGTTACCGCCATCATGGCTGTGGTCAAGGGAGAGTATGCCGCCACACCGCGGGATCTCCGACAGGGGAAACGGAGCGCCCCTCCTGTGGCGGCGCTCCTGTTCTTTCTCGGTGTCGCCTGCATCTTCCTCGGGGCGCTCTCACGGGTCTTCGGAGGCATCGCCGGGGCTGCAGGGCTCCCCTTGGTGGCCTCGCTCACTTTCCCGGGTCTTGGCATTATCGTTCTCGCAGGGCTGGCGGTGGCGGGATTTCTCCTGGGCATCTTCCTGACGTTCCTCTTCGGCGGCGGGGGACGGGGAGGAGGGGGCACTTGGGGTGGTCCCTTCTACGGGGGGGGCTTTGGTGGAGGATTCGGCGGCGGATGGTCATCGGGCGGGGGAGGCTTTTCCGGGGGCGGCGGTGGCTTCGGCGGCGGCGGAGCGTCCGGTGACTGGTGA